A part of Ictalurus furcatus strain D&B chromosome 8, Billie_1.0, whole genome shotgun sequence genomic DNA contains:
- the LOC128611277 gene encoding uncharacterized protein LOC128611277 yields the protein MEVPLSSMHLSSFAEDQNGNDITCLSNPSSDSPRDSRSHGKTNSPADVEMTRDCVSELFSTTSIINKVDVHSDLATVSCMKTADDNCNQNVTFMVSGLQNGNIDSESTRLDVHGLLVTKCDDISKMCVNTDAQQAFVIGSVTSSRSSTSENYTSVSSGEMLIRSKSFIIHESDQLLSASVLEESSDMPSDLGLIPGLLPDVCEGLVNNMVSASGQNGKHPDFGLTFIQPSNQTFTMEEDVFQTIPHNAPGESRPSHLVAGDNHTECVTPVNLKKSNFEAERSTRSTSADGKTFQFPTSEELDISGNAQTSTPVQYMCSKTFCFSDSPLNKSKSDFGSPLVQVMKEQQSCQKLSEQQSCQKPETSLTASTKSNKSETKKYVKPDFSNIKSKIMSRPTSALKQSSATVVSASSNIRLHKKQTRPSHSMQSIASPTRSTSAISSSSTLPCGSHKMDQNNVIKRTHSSTFQDTSSAPKSRVRTWSEASSTSKTNGENMTVKESQVGRIVNTFPNAKSSSVGGFLSLTSLTNLGDRHASFRDEKCLKKPQKTSTNVSVFE from the coding sequence ATGGAGGTTCCCCTTAGCTCTATGCACCTCTCATCGTTTGCAGAGGACCAAAATGGAAATGACATTACTTGCCTTAGTAACCCTTCATCTGATTCACCAAGGGACAGCAGAAGTCATGGCAAGACAAACAGCCCTGCTGATGTAGAGATGACCAGGGACTGTGTCAGTGAGTTGTTTTCAACTACAAGCATAATTAATAAAGTGGATGTACACTCAGACTTGGCCACTGTCAGCTGTATGAAAACTGCAGACGACAACTGTAACCAGAATGTGACTTTTATGGTCTCGGGCCTACAAAATGGCAATATTGATTCTGAAAGTACCAGGTTAGATGTCCATGGTCTCCTTGTAACAAAATGTGATGACATTTCAAAGATGTGCGTAAACACCGATGCGCAACAAGCTTTTGTCATAGGATCAGTTACTTCGTCACGCTCTAGCACCAGTGAGAACTACACCTCTGTGAGCTCTGGTGAGATGCTAATTAGGAGCAAAAGTTTTATCATTCATGAGTCTGATCAACTACTCAGTGCCTCAGTCTTGGAGGAATCATCAGATATGCCTTCTGATCTTGGCCTGATTCCTGGCTTGCTGCCTGATGTCTGTGAGGGTCTTGTTAATAACATGGTCAGTGCTTCAGGACAAAACGGCAAACATCCTGACTTTGGACTCACCTTCATCCAGCCAAGCAATCAGACATTCACAATGGAAGAGGATGTCTTTCAAACAATTCCTCATAATGCACCTGGGGAAAGCAGACCATCACATTTGGTTGCAGGAGATAATCATACTGAATGTGTCACACCAGTTAATctgaaaaaaagtaattttgaaGCTGAAAGATCCACTCGCTCCACGTCGGCTGATGGAAAAACATTCCAATTTCCAACCTCTGAGGAGCTAGACATCAGTGGTAATGCCCAGACGTCTACTCCTGTTCAGTATATGTGCTCTAAAACATTTTGCTTTTCAGACTCTCCTCTTAACAAGAGTAAGAGTGATTTTGGGAGTCCATTGGTCCAAGTCATGAAGGAACAGCAAAGTTGTCAGAAGTTGTCAGAACAGCAAAGTTGTCAGAAACCTGAAACTTCATTGACTGCATCCACTAAAAGTAATAAGTCAGAAACTAAGAAGTATGTCAAGCCTGACTTCAGtaatataaaatctaaaataatgtCTAGACCCACGAGTGCCTTAAAGCAGTCAAGTGCAACTGTTGTCAGTGCTTCATCGAATATAAGACTGCACAAAAAACAGACTAGACCTTCCCATTCCATGCAAAGCATAGCATCTCCTACCAGATCTACCTCTGCAATTTCTTCCAGCTCCACTCTCCCATGTGGTAGCCATAAGATGGATCAGAACAATGTGATTAAAAGAACTCACTCATCCACTTTTCAAGATACTTCATCTGCTCCAAAGTCCCGGGTTCGCACATGGTCTGAGGCTTCCAGCACATCAAAAACGAATGGAGAAAACATGACTGTAAAGGAGTCTCAGGTCGGTAGGATCGTAAACACCTTCCCTAATGCAAAAAGCTCATCTGTAGGAGGTTTTCTGAGTCTAACTAGCCTGACCAATCTTGGAGACAGACATGCTTCTTTTAGAGATGAAAAATGTCTCAAGAAACCACAGAAAACAAGTACAAACGTGAGTGTCTTtgagtaa